The Euphorbia lathyris chromosome 8, ddEupLath1.1, whole genome shotgun sequence genome has a window encoding:
- the LOC136202125 gene encoding uncharacterized protein, whose protein sequence is MAAAAAAASFRWILQLHKDVPKAARFYSEGLDLTVNVCTLRWAELQSGPLKLTLMQSPNDHVVQKGYSSMLSFTVADINTSVTKLMALGAELDGPIKHEIHGKVAAIRCIDGHVLGLYEPV, encoded by the exons ATGGCGGCGGCAGCGGCAGCGGCGTCGTTTAGGTGGATATTACAGCTACATAAGGACGTGCCTAAAGCAGCTCGTTTCTACTCAGAAGGATTGGATTTGACTGTAAATGTGTGCACTCTTCGCTGGGCTGAACTTCAATCTGGTCCACTTAAGCTTACGCTCATGCAATCTCCCAA TGACCATGTTGTGCAGAAAGGGTATTCTTCTATGCTATCATTTACAGTAGCTGATATTAACACTTCTGTGACAAAACTTATGGCCTTAGGTGCTGAGCTAGACGGTCCAATTAAACATGAAATTCATGGAAAG GTAGCAGCTATCCGATGCATTGATGGTCATGTTTTAGGCCTGTATGAACCTGTATAA